Below is a genomic region from Vicinamibacterales bacterium.
GTACCGCGAACAACTGGTGCGCGAGCGTTTCGGCGGCCGCGTCGGGCAGGCGCGTGTCCAGGTACTGGCGGGCGAGCGCCTCGTCTCCCTTGCGGGCCGAGGCGAGGAAGCCGAGGACGGTGCCGCGCGGGGTCGTTCGTCCGAGCGGATCGACCGGCGCCGCCGCGTCTGGCGCGGGAGCGGGCGCGGCGCCGGGCAGCGTCTGCGCCGTCACCGGCAACGCGAGCGTCCAGAGGAGGATCGCGCCGGCCAGCAGCCGGCGACTTACGCAGCGCATCACGGGAGTGCTGCCGGGACGGGCTGCGAATTACATGCCTGAGCCTGGGGCCCGCTGGCCCAATGCAGGTGCGGAATCGGTCCGGGCCGGGCACGAAATGCCGGAGGTCGCCCGAGATACCGGACGGCGCACCCGACTCCACCTGTCAGATCCACTAGTGGACGCGAGCGACAGGGGATGACTAAGGTGTCCGGATGACGCGGAAAATTACGGTTCTGGCGCTGCTTGTCGCGGTGAGCGCCTGTTCGAAGTCCACCCCCCAGCAAACGGCGACGACATCCGCCCCGGCGCCTGCGGCCGTGCCCGCACCCTCACCCTCACCCGCGTCCGCGCCCGACGCCGCCGCGCCGTCGGCAGCAGCGACAGAGACGTCGAAAACGGCGCCCGCCGAGGACTCCGCGCCCGAATACGAAGCCGTCCTGCCCGAATCGGTTCGGGCGGTCACGGACAAGCCGTTCACCGGCGACTTCGACGCCATGCTCAAGCGCCGGCTGATTCGGATCGGGGTGACGTTCAACCGCACGTTCTACTTCATCGACAACGGGGCGCAGCGGGGTCTGGCCTACGAGTACGCGAACCTGTATGAAGACCAGTTGAACAAGCGTCTCAAGACCGGCAACCTCAAGGTGCACGTCGTCATGCTGCCGATGCCGCGTGACATCCTGCTCAAGGCTCTTCGGGACGGCAAGGTCGACATGGTCGTCGCCCAGTTGACCGTCACGCCGTCACGTCAGCAGCTCGTCGACTTCAGCGCGCCGACGCGCCGCGACGTGAGCGAGATCGTCGTGACCGGACCGGACGCGCCGCCGATCGCATCTGTCGACGACCTGTCGGGCAAGGACGTGTTCGTCCGCAAGAGCTCGAGCTACTACGAGACCCTCGTCGCTCTCAACAAGCGGTTTGCGGCGGAAGGGAAGAAGCCCGTCGACATCAAGGTCGCATCGGAAAGCCTCGACGACGACGACCTGCTCGAAATGGTGAACGCCGGGCTGCTGCCGGCCATCGTCGTCGACAACTACCTGGCGCGCTTCTGGAAGCAGGTCTTCACCGACATCACCGTCCACGACGACGTCGCCCTCCATACCGGCGGCATGCTCGCGGTCGCGATCCGCAAGA
It encodes:
- a CDS encoding transporter substrate-binding domain-containing protein; translation: MTRKITVLALLVAVSACSKSTPQQTATTSAPAPAAVPAPSPSPASAPDAAAPSAAATETSKTAPAEDSAPEYEAVLPESVRAVTDKPFTGDFDAMLKRRLIRIGVTFNRTFYFIDNGAQRGLAYEYANLYEDQLNKRLKTGNLKVHVVMLPMPRDILLKALRDGKVDMVVAQLTVTPSRQQLVDFSAPTRRDVSEIVVTGPDAPPIASVDDLSGKDVFVRKSSSYYETLVALNKRFAAEGKKPVDIKVASESLDDDDLLEMVNAGLLPAIVVDNYLARFWKQVFTDITVHDDVALHTGGMLAVAIRKNSPQLAADLNGFIAKQGLDSAIGAILNKRYLQSTKYVKGATSEAERKKFLSLIEIFRRYGDKYKFDFLMMAAQGYQESRLDQNAKSPVGAIGVMQLMPETGKEQKVGDVHQIDPNIHAGVKYMRSIRSTFFEKEPMDDLNKGLFTFAAYNAGPGRVRQLRVEAKKRGLNPNIWFGNVERIASERIGRETVTYVSNIYKYYVAYKLVATEQQRKKHAVSSTGGPH